TAATAGAAGGGTGCTTAttgtagatatttttaaatctCGATCGAATCATTATCTCCTTTCGTACTGCTTTTGTTATAAATGGGGAGTTATTATTTCTAACAACTTTGTATTTTATAGGGGCGTGTTTGCTGACCAACTGACTGAATTGTTCGTCAAAGTCGTTGTAATTTAAGTCATTGTTTAATGCAATAAGTAACTCCAGGTCATGTTTAAAATGTTCGTCATTAAAAAGTCTGTAACAacgataatttataattttaggaCCTTTCTTTGCTATTTCCACATTTAAGAAAGTTACAACTACATCGTGATAATCAGAAAGGTCGTTTTCCAAAATGCTGGTGTGGTGGAATCGTTTAGAATCAGACACCCATATGTGATCGACACATGATGGATTTTGTAATGATTTGTGACACGTTGGTTTTTTAATGAGGTTTTTTAAACGCAACTCTGAATTAAAAAGTAACATATCATCGTCATGTTCAACAGCATTAAAATCAcccattaaaataatattatcagaattaattttcgAAAGAAACTCACGAATGCATCTTGTAAAATATTTAGTATTCAAGGATGGTGGTTTATAAATGCCAGCAACAATCCATTTTTGTTTACGTAAAttaatttccaaaaatattgCTTCTATATCTTCTGGTAAGGACGATTTATCGATTTGTCTgcaaacaatgttatttctaacaTAAAACATAACACCTCCACCATATTGGTTTCTATCGTTTCTGAATGGTGGATAAAAACCATCCATATGAAATTGTGAGTTCAGAAAGCTTCCATCAAGTTTTGTTTCTGATACTAAGAAAATATCAACTTTATCACACAAGAGATTGTTTAAATGTTCAAATTTATTTCTGATTGAGTTGATGTTTAAGGGTCCAATCATAAGTTTGGACatgtttttcgttttcaaatatttaatgGATTTGACATCACTAATTTGAGGAGATTCAATTGATAGAAGTGCGTCTCTGTGCTTTACATATCAGTCCTTATATTGGGATCTTTGATGGGGGCACTTTAATTTTCCGTTCATTAGACCCCTCCTTCTCCTCTTGTAGGCATGCTAGGGTTACAAGTGGTAGGGATAGACCAACAGCGGTCAGGAAGATCATGAATAACATACTTTTCAAACTATATTGACGGTTGATACACATTTTATTATAGGTTACACATATTCGAGTACCTCGGGATCCTTTTCAACAGCTTTGTTACACATTTCCGTTGTCTTGAAACGATCCGATATATATTTGAGCATGCGTGGATTCTTTTCAACGGCCCCATTACACATGTCTTGCGCCTTGAACCTATCCAGTACAAGCATTAGCAGCCagtgatttttttcaacaactttGTTACACATGTCTCTTGTCTTGAGTCGGTCCGGTACATGCCTTATCAGCCATGGCTCCTTTTCAACAGCCTTTCAACAGTCCTACTTCCAAAGTGATAACGGTAGCCTTGGTATCATCGTGGACATCCGCAGACCTGATCGGGGGTGGGGTGGGACCCTGCCCCATTTCAGGACTTGGTACTTGATGTTTCAACGACTCGATAGTCTGCCTAGGAGGTGTGGTGAAGGATGCCTCATGTTTAACAGTATGACTCAAGGCTTTGGTATTCAAGTCTAGCTCCACCCTCACGCCTACGTCAGAGAGCGCGATCAGAACATTATTGTTACACCCCACGATTTTAACAATGCGGAGGTCCATGTTAG
The genomic region above belongs to Hydractinia symbiolongicarpus strain clone_291-10 chromosome 4, HSymV2.1, whole genome shotgun sequence and contains:
- the LOC130642282 gene encoding uncharacterized protein LOC130642282, with amino-acid sequence MSKLMIGPLNINSIRNKFEHLNNLLCDKVDIFLVSETKLDGSFLNSQFHMDGFYPPFRNDRNQYGGGVMFYVRNNIVCRQIDKSSLPEDIEAIFLEINLRKQKWIVAGIYKPPSLNTKYFTRCIREFLSKINSDNIILMGDFNAVEHDDDMLLFNSELRLKNLIKKPTCHKSLQNPSCVDHIWVSDSKRFHHTSILENDLSDYHDVVVTFLNVEIAKKGPKIINYRCYRLFNDEHFKHDLELLIALNNDLNYNDFDEQFSQLVSKHAPIKYKVVRNNNSPFITKAVRKEIMIRSRFKNIYNKHPSIKNWENFKRQRNKCVTVCRDAKRIYYTSLNMNNIFDNKRFWKTVKPIFSNKCVKDTVQVIVENDQIIREKEHIANIINGHFVNVTNSLHIYGIPHENYNDIKNDIENVIKNYEQHPSIIWIN